The genome window TACAGTCACCTCCTTTAGGCAAGCATGATAGTGGGCTCACTAAAAGTTGAAGTGACCTGTCTCGTAATATTTATTGCTACGGGATGACCTCACAGGCGAACGTGACAACGCTCGTCAGACGTGACAAAGTAGGATGGGCGTGCATACCCCTATAATGATGACCTATAAGTAGTTGGCTTCGTCAGTAGTAGGTCTGTTATAAAGTTTGATATAGTCTGTTTGTATATACTCCTTTTTTCCTGTTATATAAAGGGAAGGACCCGACTTGAAAAGGGAGGGACATTATTTaataagttcatccaatccataTGAAAATACATAGAACGCAAGGTTGTTATCTCACGAGAGATCTGGACTTGGATAAAACCCCACATTCCTATGTTTATCCGATCCTACCATAAAGAAACGTCGATCAACACGTCCGTTATTCGGTATATCCTGAATTCATTATCAGGGCAAGTAGCAAGTTCAAGCATCAAGGACTTCAAAATGAGGATTGTTTGGAAGTTATGTTTGAGGACTTTAGAAATACATGTGCTGACAATTGGGGTGCTTCATCGGATGCCATACCTGGTAGTCCTTGTATCACTAATggtttgaacaaagatgatgATGGCGATGAAAATGCTGAAGATTTTGATTGTGAGGAAGTAACACCTCCCAGTGGCAAAGGAAAGAGAGCACTTCGTATATTCGGGATCTAATGATGGCTCACTATTGGATGTTTATTGTTGCAATATTATTTCAGATTTTATTgtacaaaaatatttaaaacaaaaAACTATTAGAAATGAAATACGCATCATGTACACATCGACGCATTGAGGTAGGCCCCATTTATAAGTCAGCACATACAGATATGAGTATAATGGTCAATTTAATCAGTATCATCTCTTTCAGGAATCAAAATCCAGTCAGCTAGCCAATCAATTTCACAACTGATTCTAATTCAACAGATAATAAATTCTAAGGTGAATCAGATTTGCTTACAGGGTGAAACAGATCCTAATTAGGACCGCTGGGGAAAGGTTAACAAGGAGTACCGCACTTCTCATTGTTCAAGCATACAAGATACCATGACACTTTGTAGCAAGATTATTAAATTTTCAAGGCCATCAGGGATCAAAATGGCAAATATGACCAGTAACAAAGCTAGTGTTCGTTGTACCATTGCCTATCCGGATCAAACTTTTTCAACTAGATCTCACGCATCACAAACATAAAAAGAGCTGTGATAATTTTTTCATCGGACTAGTACGATTGTGACTGCCATTCATCTCTGCGCAGGTTTGACAAAACTGTTTTCCGCTCAATTTTTTTCCCACTCAAAAAACTGTTTGAAAAAATACCTTtgcaaaataagaaaaaaacgGAATGTCTCGCGCTCAGTCAACTTAAAAAGGGTGAAATCTCAGTCAGCAGCCAATTCAACTGGCGACAACAAACTTTAAGGTTTTGAAGGGTTAAGGATAGATTTAGTGTCTGCCAGGCTTAGAAGGAAGGCCTTCAACAGCAGGCCGATCCCATGGTGGTGATAAATAGTGGATGTGGCGATATGGCATTAAGGAAGTTGTCAGCCAGAGTGGTGGAAGATGACCGAGGGCTAGTGACAGGATTGGGGCATTATTGTCTATGGGTTAGTGTGGTGGCAGCTGTCACTGACTGATTAGGGTGGAGAAGAGTGGGGTGAGGGAGCAGGGTGAGAAGAAGAAAGTGTAGCTTCCAGAGGTAAGAACAATGGAGGATCTTTGTCCGATCTTCATCAGACGGTGCTGGTGTATCGACCGAGATTATCTAGTTCTCAATCACATGAGTTGTCGGTCCCAAAAGAAAATTCTAGGCATGCAAGCCTACACATTGTTCGTCCTAGAACGGACCATGCCGTAGATCTCGAAAGATATGGCTCAAGAACAGTGCACTTACCAGGCTACCGGTTCTTCACAGAAAAACCATACAGCAAAGTCAACGTACCCTGCCTGTTGCTTTGGGTCCTAAATAGCCCGGCGTAACAAGCATAGGTGTGATTAAGTGTTGTAGAAAAGTGTTATATCTATCTGGACAAATTGAACtaagtttttatttagttgattaaATCTGAGATTATATAAGCGAATACAAGAATTAAGATTATGATTAATTacttgtatgaaaataattttataacactATAGGCTCGTCTGCATGAGCAAATACAAGCACCTGCATCCGCTTGAGCAGACCGCGAGCGTATAGGTGTGATTAAGTGCTCGTAGAAAAGTGTTTAATTAGTGGTATCTATCTAGACAAACTGAAGTGGGTTTTTATTTGATGGATTacttgtatgaaaataatttaatgaCACTATAGACCTATCTGTATGAGCGAATACAAGCTTCTGCATCCGTAGAACAGACCACGAGCGTACATTTGTATCTATCAGATCAAACTAGAGCAATACATATGAACAACTAAACACACTTACTATAAAATTATACATATTCATCAGAGCAGATTCCATAAAAACAAACAATCAAACCATATTCGAATCTCAACGTGCCCGTAACTACCAACCCCCAACAACATTTCATAGCCACGTTACTATAGTGGTAGGTACTCTCTTATCTCAAATATACATAACATataattcttttttatttttaaaaaataatattattaatattattaatcaaaatagCATATTAAAAACCGTGTCGATGTACGGAGGATCGAGGAGTTTTCGCATCCCAGCGAGGAACTGTAAGATATTACAGCTCATAGATCCCCGGAGTAGATCTCTCTCCTCTGGACCTCCCACGTAGCATGCATTGAACAGCTGCTGCACAAGGAGCAACATGGTAGCAGTAGACTAGTCCTAGTAGAGAGAGAAGTGAAGAAGCAACCAAGCAAAGAAGGAGCGCAACTGTgcaagaagggaggaggaggagagcgcgCAATGGAGCAGCAGCACCAGGAGCGGCCGCGGGAGGTGTACCGCGAGTGCATGCGCAACCACGCGGCGAAGTTGGGCACGTACGCTTCCGACGGCTGCTGCGAGTACACCCCCAACGACGGCCACCCCGCCGCGATGCTCTGCGCCGCCTGCGGCTGCCACCGCAACTTCCACCGGAAGGCGTTCCTCGacgccgccgcggtggcgccCGCGGCAATGCTGCCCTCCCCGGGCTCGCCGCCGGGCTACGGCATGCACATGGCGGTGGCAGCCGGCATGGGCGGCGGCGAAGGTGGAGCGCTCGGCGGCCACGGCTCTGGGGGCAGGCGGCGGACGCGGACCAAGTTCACGGAGGAGCAGAGGGCGCGCATGGCCCAGTTCGCGGAGCGGCTCGGGTGGCGGA of Phragmites australis chromosome 3, lpPhrAust1.1, whole genome shotgun sequence contains these proteins:
- the LOC133911220 gene encoding zinc-finger homeodomain protein 11-like, producing MEQQHQERPREVYRECMRNHAAKLGTYASDGCCEYTPNDGHPAAMLCAACGCHRNFHRKAFLDAAAVAPAAMLPSPGSPPGYGMHMAVAAGMGGGEGGALGGHGSGGRRRTRTKFTEEQRARMAQFAERLGWRMPKREPGRAPGDDDVARFCREIGVTRQVFKVWMHNHKAGGGRGGAGTGGVAQTSSSTTRGGGVGVGSMSPAMGRDGEDDEELRGSEMCM